The following is a genomic window from Antechinus flavipes isolate AdamAnt ecotype Samford, QLD, Australia chromosome 3, AdamAnt_v2, whole genome shotgun sequence.
ATAGAGGAATCAGAGCATCCAATACCAAGGCTGGCCAAGCCTTGGCTGAGAagtgtgcccactgtggcatccTATAGGAGATGAGCCATTTATATACCTGGAGATAAAGGGCAACAGATTCCTCCATTACTTGACTGATTCATGATTTTAACTGACTGGAAATCAAGAAAGGCTGGGGTCAAAACTTAATTAGATCACAAGCTGTGTGAGCTGAGGCCATAATCGTAATTCTGCCtaagttttatcatctgtaaaatgaagacaatgtaGAGTCTATTTTccaggctgttgtgaagatcagatgagaacATAGGTGAAAAATATCTGCCAAGAtgaaagaactatagaaatgaTATCCATCgttattgttttgttgtgtttgtgATGTGAATAATGATGTTCACACCAAGACAGCAGGAAATGACACTGAGACAGAAGTCATACCATGAATGGGACATGTGCTCATCCTCCATCTGAGTCAAGGATCTGAGGTCAGGTTCTGGGGCTGTGGTGTTAAGACTTTGTGCCCAATCTCGGTGATTTCAGGGAGAGGCTATATAAGGGGGATGTTGGTCCTTTTGTGGAACATTGAGGCATTTGTGGAGACCCAGACCCCTTTCAGTTGTTTTTAACACTAAATATCCATCAGTTTCCCCAGGCTTTGCCAGGCTCCATTTACCATGAGTCACACTGATCCGCTCAGAACTCAGCCTTGAAGGACCATGGTCCCTTTCATCAGTATAAGAGCGGAAACTGTGGGACCTGGGTTAAGGAGGCGTGAGGCAGCAGGGCCGGCCACCACATCCTGGGCCAGCCTCCATTTGGCCTGACTTTTCCGCTCTGCACAGTTGAGGCTACACTGCCCAGGACAGAGCTAACGACCCACCATGGACTCCACAGTGACTTTCCTGATCTCCATTGGTGAGTCTCCAGGGTTAAATCAGGGTAAGGAAGGACATTGTGACAGGATTCTACCCTGGATGACCTGGTCCCTGGGGAAGAAACTAAAGGAGGACACAGAAGCACTGGGGATGAAGGAGGACCCCAATGTCTGCTCAAATGGCTCTTCCTCCATATTCTGACCTGAGTTTCTCTTCCAGGACTATGCCTGCGCTGGAAGACTATGGCAGAGATGGGTGAGTGCTGCCCCCAACTGTCCCATTGCTCTTTTTGTACTCCTGGTCCCAAAACAAGTCAGAAATCCACTCCCAGGATAGGAACTTCGGAGTCCAGAAGTGAAAGATTCACAGGCCGAGAGAAATCCTGAAAaatcttgaattttttccttctcagatgcCCTTTTCAGGCCGGCCCTTTGGGCTGACCCAAGTCCTGTGGTACCTGAAGGAGCGAATGTGACCCTCAGGTGCCAGGGCCGACTGGGGAGTGACAGATTCCAGCTCTGGATGGATGGAGAgctcagagaggagagaaatgactCGTGGTCACAGGCAGACTTTGTGCTCAGGGAAGTGAATTACCTCAATGATGCAAAAAGCTACAGGTGCCGCTCTGGGCAGGGATCCTTGTGGTCAGAGCTCAGTGACCCCCTGATCCTTGTGGTGACAGGTAAGGAGTGCTGATATTAAACCATCCCTGGGGGCAAGGAATCAATCCTGGGACAGGAAGCCCAGATCCCTCTCTAGAAAGTCAATTTATAAATGGGGCAAACCCTCAGgatcttcctctcctttctcctttactAAGGCTTCTCACAACTGACAGTGCTCTGGGAACCTGTTGCCCTTAAGATCATATTTTGAGTTTTGAAATCTTCTTCCTCGATAACCCTATGAGGAGGAGTACACATGTACCATGATTTCTCttttagagatggagaaactgaggcttggagaggaGGTAAGGTGACTTAAGCAGGTGAGAAGGTTCTTTAGTGTCAGGGGATTAGAAGCCATGTCTCCCACTTTCAATCCCAGGGATCTTCCCCGACCTGCTCAGAGTCCCTTGGTAATCCAGTCATGAGAGCCAGACTGCTCCTTCCTCAGATGATACCCAGCAGCCTTTGGGAGAAGAGGGACACAGCTTTTTCTGAA
Proteins encoded in this region:
- the LOC127557609 gene encoding T-cell-interacting, activating receptor on myeloid cells protein 1-like, whose amino-acid sequence is MDSTVTFLISIGLCLRWKTMAEMDALFRPALWADPSPVVPEGANVTLRCQGRLGSDRFQLWMDGELREERNDSWSQADFVLREVNYLNDAKSYRCRSGQGSLWSELSDPLILVVTGFPNPSISSSHGFPVSPATTVTIWCKMSSLSSSQDYIFALLEAKSLEPLQLQSPTESQAAFSLPSVKAEDTGSYSCIYYRKTPPYRGSKPSLALELTVSGD